The proteins below are encoded in one region of Festucalex cinctus isolate MCC-2025b chromosome 2, RoL_Fcin_1.0, whole genome shotgun sequence:
- the LOC144013817 gene encoding major facilitator superfamily domain-containing protein 6-like isoform X1, with translation MPADDKVAILTDDEDDPQDMSVPEGAFNKLSLQQSSVPVPAPPSVDSSAELPATSQSSPSLNCCESIFHRINTHLLISKIFYFFFYAAYGSLHPLLAVYYKQLGMTASRSGLLVGIRYFIEFCSAPFWGIVADRFKKGKAVLLFSVFCWLVFNCGIGFVKPADMKCVEAGADVTTSSTPTTTLLPGNFTQDSNSSERIRRSLVDLRWIMKFAVPRSKRSVDDATPDINTTTTTVAPAPTTIPKEHHIIYDSSQVENIFLIILLLIIVGEFFSAPAVTIVDTVTLQYLGKARDRYGLQRMWGSLGWGLAMLLVGIWIDHTHVSVAIDGLGCILPDFRLRNYQIAFIVFGVLMGLAFVVATQFYFEKSAEYRREVPEGVAEEAGSSRAPSGSDSAAADQEFHYSDLLKLLCSVRYSSVLFVAWFMGFGYGFVFSFLYWHLEDLHGTYTLFGVCSVLSHVSELAAYFTSHKFIELVGHIRVLYIGLGCNTARYLYISYLQNAWTVLPMEVLQGVTHASVWAACISFLSAAVPPDLRTSAQGILQGLHLGLGRGCGAMVGGLLVGNFGAAASFRGIGMASLIILLIFVLIQCLTGEREGNEDKMLAENIPVPSSPVPIATIDLVENQSLRGSPALNQQVAPLPVKKTKYQEEQEDIARPAWVLSGAPWVTIAFAIAQIKEMVSMAKSGQLPRETQPLQVPNDGAGDAAHRQTGHGSIQPTAGPSPAPTSPTDCNKEQETPDDLRSTHEKNNFKFQ, from the exons ATGCCAGCTGATGACAAGGTTGCCATCCTGACCGACGATGAGGACGATCCACAGGACATGTCTGTGCCGGAGGGGGCGTTCAACAAACTGTCATTGCAGCAGAGCAGCGTTCCCGTTCCTGCTCCTCCTTCCGTCGACTCCTCGGCCGAACTGCCGGCAACCTCGCAGTCCAGTCCGTCCTTGAATTGCTGCGAGAGCATATTCCACCGGATCAACACTCACCTCCTCATCTCGAAaatcttctacttcttcttctacgccgCCTACGGCTCGCTGCACCCGCTGCTCGCCGTCTACTACAAGCAGCTGGGCATGACCGCCAGTCGCAGCGGCCTCCTGGTGGGCATCCGTTACTTCATCGAGTTTTGCAGCGCGCCGTTCTGGGGCATCGTGGCCGACCGCTTCAAGAAGGGTAAGGCGGTGTTGCTGTTCTCGGTCTTCTGCTGGTTGGTGTTCAACTGCGGCATCGGCTTTGTGAAGCCGGCTGACATGAAATGCGTGGAGGCGGGTGCCGACGTGACCACGTCGTCCACGCCGACAACCACTCTCCTGCCCGGAAACTTCACACAGGACAGCAACTCCAGCGAGCGCATCCGCCGCAGTCTCGTCGACCTCCGCTGGATCATGAAGTTCGCGGTCCCCAGAAGCAAGCGAAGCGTCGACGACGCAACCCCCGATATcaacaccaccaccacaaccGTCGCCCCTGCCCCGACGACGATTCCCAAGGAGCATCATATCATCTATGACTCCTCCCAAGTGGAGAACATCTTCCTCATCATTTTACTGCTCATCATCGTGGGCGAATTCTTCAGCGCGCCGGCCGTCACCATCGTGGACACGGTCACGCTGCAGTACCTCGGCAAGGCCCGCGATCGCTACGGCCTGCAGAGGATGTGGGGCTCTCTGGGCTGGGGGCTCGCCATGCTGCTGGTGGGCATCTGGATCGACCACACGCACGTTAGCGTCGCCATCGACGGCCTGGGCTGCATCCTGCCCGACTTCCGCCTGCGCAACTATCAGATCGCCTTCATCGTCTTCGGCGTGCTTATGGGCCTGGCGTTTGTCGTCGCCACCCAGTTCTACTTTGAAAAGAGTGCGGAATATCGGCGGGAGGTTCCGGAGGGTGTAGCGGAAGAGGCGGGCAGCTCGCGGGCGCCATCCGGCTCGGATTCGGCCGCCGCCGATCAGGAATTCCACTACAGTGACCTTCTGAAGCTGCTGTGCAGCGTGCGCTACAGCTCGGTTCTATTCGTGGCCTGGTTCATGGGCTTCGGCTACGGATTTGTCTTCAGCTTCCTGTACTGGCACCTGGAGGACCTTCACGGCACTTACACACTCTTTGGCGTGTGCTCTGTCCTGAGTCACGTCTCGGAGCTTGCCGCCTACTTCACCAGCCACAAGTTCATTGAGCTGGTGGGACACATCAG GGTGCTTTACATCGGCCTGGGCTGCAACACGGCGCGATACCTCTACATCTCGTACCTGCAGAATGCCTGGACTGTGCTGCCAATGGAGGTCCTGCAAg GTGTGACACATGCCTCTGTTTGGGCCGCTTGCATTTCCTTCTTGAGCGCCGCCGTCCCGCCCGATCTCAGGACGTCCGCCCAGGGCATCCTGCAGGGTCTTCACCTCGGGCTGGGCCGCGGCTGTGGCGCCATGGTGGGAGGGCTGCTGGTTGGTAATTTTG GCGCTGCAGCGTCATTCCGGGGGATTGGCATGGCTTCCCTGATCATACTCCTCATCTTCGTACTCATCCAGTGTCTGACAGGCGAAAGGGAGGGAAACG AGGACAAAATGTTGGCAGAGAACATTCCAGTGCCCTCCAGCCCCGTTCCCATTGCCACCATTGACCTGGTGGAGAACCAAAGCCTCAGAGGGAGCCCCGCCCTCAACCAGCAGGTCGCCCCTCTTCCTGTGAAGAAGACCAAATATCAAGAAGAGCAGGAGGACATAGCCCGGCCGGCCTGGGTGCTCTCGGGTGCCCCCTGGGTCACCATCGCCTTCGCCATTGCTCAGATCAAAGAGATGGTGAGCATGGCCAAGAGTGGACAGTTGCCACGCGAGACGCAGCCCTTGCAG GTTCCTAACGACGGAGCGGGGGATGCGGCGCACAGACAGACTGGTCACGGTAGCATCCAGCCCACAGCCGGGCCGAGCCCCGCCCCCACATCGCCTACAGACTGTAACAAAGAGCAGGAAACGCCGGATGACCTCCGGTCGACACATGAAAAGAACAACTTCAAGTTTCAGTAG
- the LOC144013817 gene encoding major facilitator superfamily domain-containing protein 6-like isoform X2, with protein sequence MPADDKVAILTDDEDDPQDMSVPEGAFNKLSLQQSSVPVPAPPSVDSSAELPATSQSSPSLNCCESIFHRINTHLLISKIFYFFFYAAYGSLHPLLAVYYKQLGMTASRSGLLVGIRYFIEFCSAPFWGIVADRFKKGKAVLLFSVFCWLVFNCGIGFVKPADMKCVEAGADVTTSSTPTTTLLPGNFTQDSNSSERIRRSLVDLRWIMKFAVPRSKRSVDDATPDINTTTTTVAPAPTTIPKEHHIIYDSSQVENIFLIILLLIIVGEFFSAPAVTIVDTVTLQYLGKARDRYGLQRMWGSLGWGLAMLLVGIWIDHTHVSVAIDGLGCILPDFRLRNYQIAFIVFGVLMGLAFVVATQFYFEKSAEYRREVPEGVAEEAGSSRAPSGSDSAAADQEFHYSDLLKLLCSVRYSSVLFVAWFMGFGYGFVFSFLYWHLEDLHGTYTLFGVCSVLSHVSELAAYFTSHKFIELVGHIRVLYIGLGCNTARYLYISYLQNAWTVLPMEVLQGVTHASVWAACISFLSAAVPPDLRTSAQGILQGLHLGLGRGCGAMVGGLLVGNFGAAASFRGIGMASLIILLIFVLIQCLTGEREGNEDKMLAENIPVPSSPVPIATIDLVENQSLRGSPALNQQVAPLPVKKTKYQEEQEDIARPAWVLSGAPWVTIAFAIAQIKEMVSMAKSGQLPRETQPLQEICMTSC encoded by the exons ATGCCAGCTGATGACAAGGTTGCCATCCTGACCGACGATGAGGACGATCCACAGGACATGTCTGTGCCGGAGGGGGCGTTCAACAAACTGTCATTGCAGCAGAGCAGCGTTCCCGTTCCTGCTCCTCCTTCCGTCGACTCCTCGGCCGAACTGCCGGCAACCTCGCAGTCCAGTCCGTCCTTGAATTGCTGCGAGAGCATATTCCACCGGATCAACACTCACCTCCTCATCTCGAAaatcttctacttcttcttctacgccgCCTACGGCTCGCTGCACCCGCTGCTCGCCGTCTACTACAAGCAGCTGGGCATGACCGCCAGTCGCAGCGGCCTCCTGGTGGGCATCCGTTACTTCATCGAGTTTTGCAGCGCGCCGTTCTGGGGCATCGTGGCCGACCGCTTCAAGAAGGGTAAGGCGGTGTTGCTGTTCTCGGTCTTCTGCTGGTTGGTGTTCAACTGCGGCATCGGCTTTGTGAAGCCGGCTGACATGAAATGCGTGGAGGCGGGTGCCGACGTGACCACGTCGTCCACGCCGACAACCACTCTCCTGCCCGGAAACTTCACACAGGACAGCAACTCCAGCGAGCGCATCCGCCGCAGTCTCGTCGACCTCCGCTGGATCATGAAGTTCGCGGTCCCCAGAAGCAAGCGAAGCGTCGACGACGCAACCCCCGATATcaacaccaccaccacaaccGTCGCCCCTGCCCCGACGACGATTCCCAAGGAGCATCATATCATCTATGACTCCTCCCAAGTGGAGAACATCTTCCTCATCATTTTACTGCTCATCATCGTGGGCGAATTCTTCAGCGCGCCGGCCGTCACCATCGTGGACACGGTCACGCTGCAGTACCTCGGCAAGGCCCGCGATCGCTACGGCCTGCAGAGGATGTGGGGCTCTCTGGGCTGGGGGCTCGCCATGCTGCTGGTGGGCATCTGGATCGACCACACGCACGTTAGCGTCGCCATCGACGGCCTGGGCTGCATCCTGCCCGACTTCCGCCTGCGCAACTATCAGATCGCCTTCATCGTCTTCGGCGTGCTTATGGGCCTGGCGTTTGTCGTCGCCACCCAGTTCTACTTTGAAAAGAGTGCGGAATATCGGCGGGAGGTTCCGGAGGGTGTAGCGGAAGAGGCGGGCAGCTCGCGGGCGCCATCCGGCTCGGATTCGGCCGCCGCCGATCAGGAATTCCACTACAGTGACCTTCTGAAGCTGCTGTGCAGCGTGCGCTACAGCTCGGTTCTATTCGTGGCCTGGTTCATGGGCTTCGGCTACGGATTTGTCTTCAGCTTCCTGTACTGGCACCTGGAGGACCTTCACGGCACTTACACACTCTTTGGCGTGTGCTCTGTCCTGAGTCACGTCTCGGAGCTTGCCGCCTACTTCACCAGCCACAAGTTCATTGAGCTGGTGGGACACATCAG GGTGCTTTACATCGGCCTGGGCTGCAACACGGCGCGATACCTCTACATCTCGTACCTGCAGAATGCCTGGACTGTGCTGCCAATGGAGGTCCTGCAAg GTGTGACACATGCCTCTGTTTGGGCCGCTTGCATTTCCTTCTTGAGCGCCGCCGTCCCGCCCGATCTCAGGACGTCCGCCCAGGGCATCCTGCAGGGTCTTCACCTCGGGCTGGGCCGCGGCTGTGGCGCCATGGTGGGAGGGCTGCTGGTTGGTAATTTTG GCGCTGCAGCGTCATTCCGGGGGATTGGCATGGCTTCCCTGATCATACTCCTCATCTTCGTACTCATCCAGTGTCTGACAGGCGAAAGGGAGGGAAACG AGGACAAAATGTTGGCAGAGAACATTCCAGTGCCCTCCAGCCCCGTTCCCATTGCCACCATTGACCTGGTGGAGAACCAAAGCCTCAGAGGGAGCCCCGCCCTCAACCAGCAGGTCGCCCCTCTTCCTGTGAAGAAGACCAAATATCAAGAAGAGCAGGAGGACATAGCCCGGCCGGCCTGGGTGCTCTCGGGTGCCCCCTGGGTCACCATCGCCTTCGCCATTGCTCAGATCAAAGAGATGGTGAGCATGGCCAAGAGTGGACAGTTGCCACGCGAGACGCAGCCCTTGCAG GAAATATGTATGACGTCATGTTGA
- the LOC144014973 gene encoding uncharacterized protein LOC144014973 yields MSTAVGRRQTDALCMCAAMRELLLLVLAASAASSRSHSNWCELGCECRGDLRLAVCSRAFFTELPGRVPSATELLDLSHNRIAVIPERSFDKNRKLRVLLLQNNNISVVQDGAFSQLEFLQKLDLSWNRISTLSKGFSVGLAFLRELQLAHNSLSSLDSGSFMHLDSLQKLNLSSNGVHTIQTRSFASMSGLRHLHLDGNRLTSLKSGIFSMLRSLELLNLAGNSINETQVGVFKPLTSMTLLSLANNRLTSIYFKTFLSIHTYSTHILLEGNPWNCDCDLQRVFRKLRSVQRLFLDDYYNLTCGEPAMLRNYRLSQVDAELCIAETVTVLIITVTVVITVLAAMLMGERKRKRKKGRKHWTQQGQLSDESDF; encoded by the exons ATGTCAACGGCGGTCGGAAGAAGACAAACAGATGCCC TTTGCATGTGCGCAGCCATGAGggagctcctcctcctcgtcctggcCGCATCAGCCGCGTCCTCCCGGTCTCACAGTAACTGGTGCGAGCTGGGTTGCGAGTGTCGCGGAGATCTGAGGCTCGCCGTCTGTTCGCGAGCCTTCTTCACCGAGCTGCCTGGCAGAGTACCGTCCGCCACTGAACTACTGGACCTGTCCCACAACCGCATCGCCGTCATCCCCGAGCGCTCGTTCGACAAGAACCGCAAGCTGCGTGTGCTCCTGTTGCAGAACAACAACATCAGCGTGGTGCAGGATGGCGCCTTCTCGCAGCTGGAGTTCCTGCAGAAGCTGGACCTAAGCTGGAACCGGATCTCCACTCTTAGCAAAGGTTTCTCAGTGGGTTTGGCCTTCCTGCGGGAACTGCAGTTGGCTCACAACTCACTGAGCAGCCTGGACAGCGGCAGCTTCATGCACCTGGACAGCCTGCAGAAGTTGAACCTTAGCAGCAACGGCGTCCACACCATCCAAACCAGATCATTCGCCTCAATGAGCGGCTTGCGACACCTGCACCTGGATGGCAACCGGCTGACATCTCTGAAAAGCGGCATCTTCTCCATGCTGCGCTCGCTGGAGCTCCTCAACTTGGCCGGCAACAGCATCAACGAGACGCAAGTGGGCGTCTTCAAACCGCTCACCAGCATGACCCTCCTCAGCCTGGCCAACAACCGGCTGACCAGCATTTACTTCAAGACCTTCCTGAGCATCCACACCTACAGCACCCACATCCTGCTGGAGGGAAACCCGTGGAACTGTGACTGTGACCTGCAGAGAGTTTTCCGGAAGCTGAGGAGCGTCCAGAGACTCTTCCTGGATGACTACTACAACCTGACGTGCGGGGAGCCCGCCATGCTGCGCAACTACCGTCTGAGCCAGGTGGATGCAGAACTGTGCATCGCCGAGACGGTCACTGTGCTCATCATCACCGTCACTGTCGTCATAACGGTGCTGGCCGCCATGCTGATGGGGGAGAGGAAGAGGAAACGCAAGAAGGGAAGGAAGCACTGGACTCAACAGGGACAACTGTCAGACGAGTCCGACTTCTGA